GGAGCCTCGCGGGCGATCGGCCCCTCACGAGCGTGAGCAACGTCGCTTTCGCGCGGACCCAACCGATGCCGCGCGATCTCATCACCGTGTTCGATGAGGTGACGCCGCCTTCGTTCGGAGCCACCTATCCCGACGCTAGCTGCAATCCCCACGTCGACGGGCTCGGCTATCGCCATCAGGTGGCCTGTCCGCCGCGTCCGGATCTGCGCGGGCGTTGCAAGACCGACGAGGAGCCGTGCCCGGAGTCGTGGCCGGGAGACGATATCGACGCCTGGTTGTGCGAGCCGGACATCCACCCGGAGCCCGAGTCGGCGTGCTGGATCAGCTTCCGCTGGCAGGGACTCGACGTCCCCGTCTCGCCGAGGCCGCTCCGCCCCGGGCGCTTCGAGACGGCCTACTACGAGATCACGGCCACGATGACGAGCGATCTCGACCTGGACTACGTCGAGTTCGAGACGCGGCTCACCGACGAGGTCGCGCGCGATTGGGAGGAGTTCGGGCGCGGCGGCCTGCGCATGCGCGGAGACGGGGTCGAGCACGTGTACGAGATCCCGCTGCGATCGCTGATCGACAAGGTGGAAGAAGGCGTATTCCTACCCCACACGCCCGAAGATCTGGCGGCGGAGCAGGCGCTGACGTGGCTCCGCATCGGCTCGAACTTCGCCCACGGCGCCGATCTCCACATCCGCTCGATACGCCTCCGCTTCTGAGCTCAGGGCTCCGCGGCGCCGATCGTGTCGGTGCTCCGAGCGCGCCCGAGCACGTCGTCGGGCGGGGACTCGCTCGGGTCCGCCGCGCCGACCGCCGGGCCGTCGGCCGCGGGGAGCCCGGACCGGCGCACCGCGCCCTCGAAGACCTCGCAGATGGTCGTCGAGCCGTCGGCGAAGCGCGTCCCATCCCACGTCGGCAAGGGGCTGGAGCTCACCGCGCCGAGCATCGGGTCGGCGAGCACGGCCGACGCGTCGTCGCTCGGGTTCAGCGCCTGCGCGGGGTCCTCCGGGACCGTCACGCCGCCGTTGTAGTAGAGGTTCGAGCCGATCCTGGGGGACGAGACGTGCTCGGGCGCGATCACGCCGAGGCGCGTCATCGCGCCGCCCGGGCTCGACCAGATGTTGTTGAAGAAGGACAGCCCGTCGCCCCCCAGCCCGCGCCCCGCGTCGTCGACGTAGAACCCGAACGCCTCGCCTGGGAATTCCCCGACGAGTGTGTTGTTCCGGAACACGACGTCCGACGCGCCGCGGACGCTGAAGGGAGCACGCATCGGAACCGGGGAGGTCCCGAGCACGAGGTTGTTTTCGACCGTGACCCCGGTCGGGCGGCGCACCTCGATGAAGCTGCCCGTCGGCCGTCCCTCCCAGTGCATGAAGACGTTCCCGCGGATCGTGTGCTGCATCGCGCCGAACCCGTTGTCCTCCGAGAGCACCATCGAGTCGCTCGTGTCGGTCGCGCGACCCGCAGCGCCGAGGTCCTGGAAGAAGACGTTGCGCTCCACGACGAGGTCGGGGCCATCGGCGATGTGGGCGAGCTGGCTCGACGAGTTGTAGAAGAGGTTCCCTTCGATCCGGACGGTGTTCGCGTCGTCGTTGCAGCGGAGCAGCGCGCCCGTGAAGGCGTCGTGGAGGATGTTGTTCCGCAGGACGATCCGGAGCGGGACCCCTCGCACGCCGCTCGTGATGTGAACCACGCTCGCGATCGGCGAATCCGGCTCCTGCGAGATGTCGAAGCCCTCGAACGTCACGCCGGAGAGGCCGAAGACCCGGATGACCGCGCCCGAGTTGCGGAGCGCGGCCCGGTAGGGGACCTCCGAGCGCACGACGATGCCCTCGTCGAAGCGGCGGCTCGGGTCGATCACGCCTTCGTACAGGCCAGGCCCGACCAGGACGGTCGACGCGTCCGGCACGCTCAGCACGGCGTGGGTGATCGAGGCCCAGGGGCGGTCCGGAGATCCATCGCCCGCGTCGTCGTCCCCGTCGGTGGCCACGTGGAAGACGGCCCCCGTGGGCGGGTCGTAGGCGCAGTCCGAGGAGGGCGGCACCCTCGAGAGGCAGCCGTCTTCGGGGTGGCAGTACTGGGTCGGGCCGCAGAGCGCGCCGTCCGCGTAGAGGCACGCGCCCGCTTCGCAGCGCGCCACCGCGCAGGCGTCCCGCGTCGGGCAGTCGGCGGCGCTCGCGCAGGCGGGCTCGGGGCACGCGCTGGGGTTCTCCACCGAGCAGGCCTCGTCCACGCAGGCGCCGCCCAGGCACGCGGTGGCGCTGGCCGGGTCGCCGGGGCCGGGGCAGGTCGCCGCGACGCAGTCGCGGGTGATCACCACGGTGACCGCGGTCGGACCTCGGACGTCCACCAGCACGGGCCGGCTCACCACGATCACGCCCTCGCGCATCACGTCGAGCTCGACGCGGTGAGGACCGAGCTCGAGCTCCTCGAAGCTGGCGAGGCGCTGACCGCCGACGTACTCGAGGCTCGCGTCGACCTCGTGGAGTCGCTCGACGCCCCCGTCGAGACGGACCCGCACCGCGTCGAACTCGATGTCCGGCACCAGGTCCGTTCGCATGTCGACGATCAGCTCCGCTCGCCCCGGGCCACACGCTGCGAGCGCGCAGAGCGCGTGGGCGGCGAGCGAGAGCCGAGCGGCGGAGCGTGTCACCCGGGCAGGATACGCCGTGGAGCGGCTACATGTCGGGCGCGACGATGCCGAACGCGCCTTCGAGCGCGAAGCGGCCGTCGATCGCGCTCACGCTCGGGGACAGCGTGCCGAGCACCGTGTTGGGGGTGACGCCGTAGGCCTCGAAGTCGGTCGTCGTCGCGATGGACCCGATGGGGAGCGCGGGGCCCGCGTCGTTGAGCGCGAAGGACGCCATGTGCCACGCCATCAAGACCAGCACCTCCCGGAGGCTCGCGCGGTCGGCGACGGAGAGGTCTTCGTTCGTCCCGAACGCGAGCTCGGTGACGGCGAGGCTCCCGATGGTCGGGTCCGCCGCTTCGGTGGTCACGGTGCCGCGGACCGTCGCCGCCATGCGGACGTGCACGCCGGTGGGGAACACGCCTCCGCCCGCCGGGATGGTCATCTCGACGCCGCCGAACATCACCGTGACGCCGCCGTCGGCGCTCGTCGTCGCCACCGCGGGGAGCGCGCTCTCGACCTGGATCATGTCGGGGGCGACGATCATGTCGGGGGCGACGATCCCCTGGAAGCCGCCGGCCCGCCATTGCTGGTGCAAGAGCAGGTTCACGACGTTGGTCGACACGAGGTTGCCGACGTCGGACGTCAGCGCCGTCGTGCCGGACGGCGCGTCCGGGATGGCCACGCCGAGGGTGGCCGGCGGGGAGCCGAGGACCCCGGCCGCGTATCCGGTGCCGAGCACGAAGGTCAGCCCATCGGTCGAGGGGCGCACCTCGTCGTAGCGAGACGAGAAGCTCAAGGCGATGGTGCTCCCGTCGAGCCCGGGCGAGTCGAACGCGTCGGGCAGCGAGCGCACGGAGATGGTCGACAGGAGCCGGTCGAGCAGGTTCGAGATCCCGCCCGCGAGGAAGTTGCTGATGCCGGAGCGGATGTCGTCGCCGCTCGGGCCGTCGATGTGCGAGCTGACGCCGCGCTCGACCTCCTCGCGCAGGGTGCGGCCCGTCGGGAGGGGATCCTCGGCCACCATCGGGAAGTCGGCGGTCACCGCGCCCGTGAGCACGTCGTTGACCGAGATGACCTCCGCCTCGAGCTCGCCGGCCGTGTTGGTGAAGATGCGGATGTCGATCTCGAGCTCCACGAAGGCGACCGAGATCGTGCCCGTGCTGTTCAGCGGCCGCGGCGGGCCGGTGGTGCGCTCCTCGCCGGTCAGGAGCACGTCCAGCTCGACGCCGTCGCCGCGGCCGCGGAAGCGGAGGCCCTCGGCGATGGGCGTCAGGGTCGAGGTGAAGGGCCCGATCACGCGGTTGTCGACGTAGTCGACCTCGGTCTCGATGAGGCACGTGCCGCCGCTCGAGAAGTCGCAGCCGCGCGTCTTGATGTCGACCATCGGATCGCTGAAGCGCGTGTCGAGCTGCTCCTGCAGCAGCCCGCCCGCGAGCGCGGTCACGAAGATGTCGTTGATGCTGTCGAGCCCGTCGGTGGCGTCGCCGTCGTCGATCGCGGTCGGGCTGAGCGCCATCGTCGTCGCGGCGCCCAGGGTCTCGGTCTCGTCGCGAAAGCTCGGCGAGGCGAGCACGGAGCAGACCTCCGAGGAGATCGCGCCGAGGGTGTTCTCGGCCACGATCTCGACGTGGTTGATGCCGAAGCGCGCGGTCGACTCGATGCGCAGGAGGCCCAGGTCGTCCGGGGTCACCGCGGCGCCGTTGGCGGTGACGCTCACGAGCGAGGCCATGTCCGAGACGAGCGCGTGCGTGACCAGCGTGTCGCCAGGCGCAGCGGTGACCATCGCGCCCGGCTCGGGGCTGATGCAGCGGATGCGCGGCCCCGGCGCGAGCGCGCCCCCGCCCCCGTCGTCGTCGGTCGCGCCGTCGACGCCCCCGTCGCCGGCCGCCGGCCCCGAGTCGAAGGTCGGAGGCGGAGGCGCGGGCGGGCGCCCTCCGTCGCATCCGGAGAGCGAGAGGGCGAGCGCGAAGGCGACGAGCGTCGAGACGTTCTGTGGATGCATGATCTCCCCGGAGCGGACAGCGTACCTCTCCTTGCGTTCGACTTCACCGGCTCGTGGGCGGCGTCGCCGCTGCGACACGCGCGCGGGCCGATCGTCGCAACTGCCTCGAGGCGAGACAGTCCCCGGCGCCTCCTCGCCGACATCGGTCGCGCCGATGCTTGGCACGCGCCTTGATGCTCGTCTGTGTGGAGACCCTGAGATGTCTGCACTCGACGATGCGATTCGCGACGACCTCCTCGTGCTGTTCGACGGCTTCGAGCCCTCGAGAGCCACCGCCGACCCGACCGACGAGCGTGACCTGATCAGCGCGTGGACGGAGATCTCGTCGCCGAGCTGGACCGGCACCGTCGGGGTCTGCGGTTCGAAGAGCAGCCTGATCGCGACCGCCCCGCTGCGAGGCATCGATCCGCTCGACTGGGCGGGAGAGCTGGCGAACCTCGCGGCGGGTCGGCTGAAGTACGGGCTCCAGGTGCGCACGCGGGTCCTCGCCACGCAGGGCGTGCCCTCGGTCGCGCGTGGATCGCGGCTCCCGCGTCGCGCCTCCGCCCGCGTCATGACGCTGCGCGGGCCGGCCGGGACCCTCCGCGTCTGGGTCGATCTCGTCGACCGCCCCGGGAGTCACGGCGCCGTCGCCCGCGACCCAGGCCTCGCGCCGGGCGCGAGTCGCTTCTTCGACTGAGCTACAGGAACGAGGGGATCAGCGCGCGCACGCGCTTGAAGCCGGGCTGGAACAGGTGCGTGCGGACGGCGTTCGCGGCGGTGCCGACGCCGCGCGGCAGGGCGCGGAACTCGATGTTGAGGTGCTCGTCGTCCGACTCGATGCCGTGCAGCGTGATCAGCGGCGTCACGACGCTCAGCGCCTGGCGCACCACGGGGTTGTCGCCGATCTTCGGCTCCCGCATCAGGTCGATGGAGAGCTTGTTGTCCTTCGCCTCCACGATGACCGGCGGCAGGTCCATGTACTTCGCCAGCTCCCCGGGCTTGCTCAGATCGAGCGCGCCGGAGCGCAGCAGCGCGGCCACGGGCGTGTGGCTGTCGCCGATGACCTCCATCCAGATCTCCTCGAGCCGGATGTCCATCCGGATCTGATCGGAGTCCAGGGTGACGCGATCGATGTAGACCACCGCCGACGCGCGCACCGGCGTCTTCATCAGGTCCACGCTCGCGGTGACCCGCAGCCCGGGCGGCACCTCGGTGATGACTGGATCTTCGATCTTCCCGCCCTTGGCCGCTTGCTCCATCAGCCAGCGCAGCGCGTCCACGGGCAGCCCGGCCCGGAGGCCGAGGAGGTTGCGGACGGCGCGGGAGATCTCTCCCGGGTGACGCCGGAGATATCCCGACGCGGCGGACAGGGCCCTGGATGCGATGGACATGGGTCCCGGAGCATAACCCAACGTCTCCGCTTTGGGATCTGAAGTGTTTCCGTGGCGTTTCGCATCGGCCCCCTCGAGTCCTCGGCCGCGCTGCCGTTCACCTGGTGCTGGAGGCCGCGGGCGGCGGCTCCGCGTCACGTCCGGTCGGGTAGCCAGGAAGGCTCGACGCCGGGCGCACCGGAGGTTCGATGCGTTCTCTGCGCCCGCTCGCGCTCTGTCTCGTCCTGGTCGGCTGTAACGCCTCGACCACCGACTTCGACCCCTCGTCGGCGGAGGCAGGACTCCTCGAGGCCGGCGACGTCGTCGCGCCGTTCCACGCGTCGGTGGTGCGCGCCCGCGAGGTGCGGCTGGCCTTCGACCCGACGGAAGGTGCCCGCTCCCCGGACGAGGGGACCCCGCGCCCGAGCCTCCGGCTCAATCTCTTCGCGGACGCGGTCTACGACGCGCGACTCGAGCGCATGCGCCGCCTCGAGCACGGCGTGGTGTGGGAGGGCGTCGTGGCCGGCGCCGAGGGCTCCTCGGTCGTCATCGCGGTCGACGACGGCGGCGCGATCGCGGCCACGGTGCGGGTCGGCAACGCGCGGATCGGGCGCCGCCTGTTCTCGCTCACCCCGCGCGGCGGCGGGGTGCTCGCGGTCGAGTGGGACGAGTCCGCGGCGCCGCAGGATCACGCGTCGGTCACGCCCCGCGCGCTCGCGCCTTCGTTCCGGGTGCCGACCCGGCCGGAGCCGTCGCCCGACGCCGACGTGGAGGTCGACGTGCTCGTCGTGTACTCCGCGGAGGCCGCCCACGCGGCGGGGTCCGAGTCCGCGCTCCGCGCCACGGTCGAGCTGGCCGTGACCGAGGCCAACCGCGCGTTCGACGAGAGCGGCGTCGCGGGCCGCGTGGCGCTCGCCGGCTTCGAGCCGGTGGAGTACGACGAGACGGGCTTCGACTTCGAGCGCGCGCTGCGGGAGCTCTCCACGCCCGGCGACGGTCAGCTCGACGACGTCCAGGAGCTGCGCGACGCCTATGGCGCCGACCATGTCGTCTTCGTCATCGATCACGCGGGACCGTACGCGGGCATCGGCTACCAGCTCACGGCGGGCAACGCGTCGTTCTTCGAGCCGGCCGCCTACGCCGTCGTCTCGCGCGACTACGCGGCCGGGCACTACACGTTCGCGCACGAGCTGGGGCACAACTTCGGGGCCAACCACGACCCGGCGCACGCGTCGGACGGGTGGCGCGTCGACAGCCACGGGCACCAGGATCCGGCCCACGAGTTCCGCACCATCATGGCCTACAGCTGCGACGGCAGCTGGTGCGGCCGCGTCGGGCGCTGGAGCAACCCGGGGGCTCTCCACGAGGGTCACCCGACCGGCGTCGCGGGCGTCTCCGACAACGCGCGCACCCTGCGCGAGCGCATGGGCGTCAGCGCGGGTTACCGCGAGCGGCCCGTCCCGCCGCCCGACTTCGCCACCCTCGTCCAGCCCGTCGAGGGCGCGACCCTCCCCGCGGGCGAGGTCCGCTTCACCTGGAACGACGTCGGCGCGTCCGCCTACTACCTGATGCTCGGCGCCTCGCCGGGGGACGACCGCTACTACCGGGGCCACCTCGGAGGGGCCAGCACCACGCACGCGGTGCGCGACCTGCCCGAGGGCGGCGAGGCGATCTTCGCGCGGCTCTGGACCCTGAAGGACGGCGCGTGGCGCTTCAGCGATCACCGCTACATCGCGCACCGCGGCGCCTTCCGCGGCGCGCGCCTCGGCATGCCGGGTGACGGCGAGACCCTGTCCACGACCTGGTCCTGGTTCGGCTGGCGCACGGTCGACGGCGCGTCCGAGTACCGGCTCGAGGTGGGCACGGAGACGGATCCCGGCCGCTACGCCGATCAGGCGCTCGGCCTCGAGACCTGGGCGCTCGTCGCGGGCCTGCCGGCCGACGGCTCGCAGATCGTCGCGCGCCTCTCCACACGCGGCCCCTCGGGTTGGGTGGTCGAGGAGGCGCGGCTGACCGCCTGGCGCGCGCCCGAGCACGCGAGCGTGATCCTCGCGCCGCCGTCCGGGAGCACCCTCGACGCGTCGGTCGTCTTCGAGGTCAGCGAGAGCACCGCCTCCGCG
Above is a genomic segment from Sandaracinaceae bacterium containing:
- a CDS encoding right-handed parallel beta-helix repeat-containing protein, translated to MTRSAARLSLAAHALCALAACGPGRAELIVDMRTDLVPDIEFDAVRVRLDGGVERLHEVDASLEYVGGQRLASFEELELGPHRVELDVMREGVIVVSRPVLVDVRGPTAVTVVITRDCVAATCPGPGDPASATACLGGACVDEACSVENPSACPEPACASAADCPTRDACAVARCEAGACLYADGALCGPTQYCHPEDGCLSRVPPSSDCAYDPPTGAVFHVATDGDDDAGDGSPDRPWASITHAVLSVPDASTVLVGPGLYEGVIDPSRRFDEGIVVRSEVPYRAALRNSGAVIRVFGLSGVTFEGFDISQEPDSPIASVVHITSGVRGVPLRIVLRNNILHDAFTGALLRCNDDANTVRIEGNLFYNSSSQLAHIADGPDLVVERNVFFQDLGAAGRATDTSDSMVLSEDNGFGAMQHTIRGNVFMHWEGRPTGSFIEVRRPTGVTVENNLVLGTSPVPMRAPFSVRGASDVVFRNNTLVGEFPGEAFGFYVDDAGRGLGGDGLSFFNNIWSSPGGAMTRLGVIAPEHVSSPRIGSNLYYNGGVTVPEDPAQALNPSDDASAVLADPMLGAVSSSPLPTWDGTRFADGSTTICEVFEGAVRRSGLPAADGPAVGAADPSESPPDDVLGRARSTDTIGAAEP
- a CDS encoding M12 family metallo-peptidase; the encoded protein is MRSLRPLALCLVLVGCNASTTDFDPSSAEAGLLEAGDVVAPFHASVVRAREVRLAFDPTEGARSPDEGTPRPSLRLNLFADAVYDARLERMRRLEHGVVWEGVVAGAEGSSVVIAVDDGGAIAATVRVGNARIGRRLFSLTPRGGGVLAVEWDESAAPQDHASVTPRALAPSFRVPTRPEPSPDADVEVDVLVVYSAEAAHAAGSESALRATVELAVTEANRAFDESGVAGRVALAGFEPVEYDETGFDFERALRELSTPGDGQLDDVQELRDAYGADHVVFVIDHAGPYAGIGYQLTAGNASFFEPAAYAVVSRDYAAGHYTFAHELGHNFGANHDPAHASDGWRVDSHGHQDPAHEFRTIMAYSCDGSWCGRVGRWSNPGALHEGHPTGVAGVSDNARTLRERMGVSAGYRERPVPPPDFATLVQPVEGATLPAGEVRFTWNDVGASAYYLMLGASPGDDRYYRGHLGGASTTHAVRDLPEGGEAIFARLWTLKDGAWRFSDHRYIAHRGAFRGARLGMPGDGETLSTTWSWFGWRTVDGASEYRLEVGTETDPGRYADQALGLETWALVAGLPADGSQIVARLSTRGPSGWVVEEARLTAWRAPEHASVILAPPSGSTLDASVVFEVSESTASARWIVVRDAHSLLAVQPIAGRVVRVDGLPTDGRALIAQVYSLGPDGWVSTTAAYRAR